One Bos taurus isolate L1 Dominette 01449 registration number 42190680 breed Hereford chromosome 16, ARS-UCD2.0, whole genome shotgun sequence DNA window includes the following coding sequences:
- the TLR5 gene encoding toll-like receptor 5 precursor yields the protein MGDCLDLLLGVVLLTSPALGMSSCFFDGWRAIYLSCNLTQVPQVPNTTKSLLLSFNYIRTVTTASFPFLEQLQLLELGTQFTPLTIYREAFRNLPNLRILDLGGSQINFLHPDAFQGLPHLTKLRLFSCGLSDAVLKDGYFRNLASLTHLDLSKNKIQSLYLHPSFRELNSLKSIDFSFNKIPIVCEQEFKPLQGKTLSFLSLADNQLYSRVSVDWNKCLNPFRNMVLETLDVSGNGWGVDIMRNFSNAINGSQIFSLVLTRHIMGSSFGFSNLKDPDYHTFAGLARSSMIQLDISHGYIFSLNFRIFETLQELKVLNLAYNKINSISRNAFYGLDNLQVLNISYNLLGELYNYDFDGLPKVAYIDLQKNHIGIIQDKTFKFLGKLNTLDLRDNALKTIYFLPSIPNIFLSGNKLMTLPNIPLTANFIQLSENRLENLNDLYFLLQVPHLQILILNQNRFSFCHQNHAPSENSSLEKLFLGENMLQLAWETGSCWDIFKGLSHLQLLYLNKNYLNFLPPGVFHHLTALRGLSLKDNRLTVLFPGDLPANLEILDISGNQLLSPDPDLFASLSAIDITHNNFICECELSAFIHWLNQTNITIAGSPADMYCMYPNSLAGVSIYSLSTESCEEEEVLESLKFSLFILVTVTLTLFLVITLAVTKFRGFCFICYKKAQSLLFKDPIKGRESDTYKYDAYLCFSSKDFEWVQNALLKHLDVQYHSQNRFNLCFEERDFMPGENHIANIQDAVWSSRKIVCLVSRHFLRDGWCLEAFSYAQSRCLADLNGALIMVVVGSLSQFHLMRHQSIRGFVQKRQYLRWPEDLQDVDWFLNKLSQCILKKEKERKKDSAIQLQNVTTIS from the coding sequence ATGGGAGACTGCCTTGACCTTCTCTTAGGAGTCGTACTCCTGACCAGTCCTGCACTTGGAATGTCTTCCTGCTTCTTTGATGGTTGGAGAGCCATCTATCTTTCCTGCAACCTCACCCAAGTGCCCCAGGTCCCCAACACCACCAAGAGCCTCCTGCTCAGCTTCAACTATATCAGGACAGTCACAACCGCATCCTTCCCCTTCCTGGAGCAGTTGCAGCTGCTGGAGCTGGGAACTCAGTTTACCCCCTTGACAATTTACAGAGAAGCCTTCCGAAACCTGCCCAATCTCAGGATCCTAGACCTGGGTGGAAGTCAGATAAACTTCTTGCATCCAGATGCTTTTCAGGGACTGCCCCACCTCACTAAACTTCGACTGTTTTCCTGTGGTCTCTCCGATGCTGTATTAAAAGATGGTTATTTCAGAAATTTGGCATCTTTGACTCACTTGGACCtatccaaaaataaaattcagagtcTTTACCTTCATCCCTCATTCCGGGAACTGAATTCCTTGAAGTCCATTGACTTTTCCTTCAACAAAATACCTATTGTATGTGAGCAGGAGTTCAAACCCCTCCAAGGGAAAACACTCTCCTTCTTAAGCCTTGCTGATAACCAGCTGTACAGCAGGGTCTCAGTGGACTGGAACAAGTGTCTGAACCCATTCAGAAACATGGTCCTGGAAACCCTAGATGTTTCTGGCAATGGCTGGGGGgtggacatcatgagaaacttcaGCAATGCCATCAATGGGAGCCAGATTTTCTCTTTGGTTCTTACTCGTCACATTATGGGTTCTTCATTTGGCTTCTCCAACCTGAAGGATCCTGACTACCACACCTTTGCTGGGCTGGCCAGGAGCTCGATGATACAGCTGGACatttcacatgggtatatcttctCCCTGAACTTCCGAATCTTTGAGACACTCCAGGAGCTGAAGGTCCTAAACCTCGCCTACAACAAGATAAACAGTATTTCGAGGAATGCGTTTTATGGACTCGACAACCTCCAAGTTCTCAATATATCATATAACCTTCTTGGGGAATTATATAATTATGATTTCGATGGACTACCTAAGGTGGCCTATATTGACCTGCAGAAGAATCACATTGGGATCATTCAGGACAAAACATTCAAATTCCTGGGGAAATTAAATACCTTGGACCTCCGGGATAATGCtcttaaaacaatttattttcttccaagcATTCCTAATATCTTCTTAAGTGGCAATAAGCTGATGACTTTGCCAAACATCCCACTTACAGCCAATTTCATCCAATTATCAGAGAATAGGCTAGAAAATCTGAATGAtctctacttccttctccaggtaccTCATCTCCAGATtctcattttaaatcaaaatCGCTTTTCCTTTTGTCACCAAAACCATGCCCCTTCAGAGAATTCCAGCCTAGAAAAGCTTTTCCTTGGAGAAAATATGTTGCAGCTTGCCTGGGAAACTGGGTCATGTTGGGATATTTTTAAGGGGCTTTCTCATCTCCAACTCCTCTATCTAAATAAAAACTACCTGAATTTCCTTCCACCAGGAGTATTTCATCATCTGACTGCACTGAGGGGACTCAGCCTCAAAGACAACAGGCTGACTGTTCTTTTTCCTGGCGACTTACCTGCTAACTTAGAGATCCTGGATATATCTGGAAACCAGCTCCTCTCTCCTGATCCTGATTTATTTGCATCACTGAGTGCCATAGACATAACTCATAACAATTTCATCTGTGAGTGTGAACTTAGTGCTTTTATCCATTGGCTCAATCAAACCAATATCACAATAGCTGGGTCTCCAGCAGACATGTACTGCATGTACCCAAACTCTCTGGCTGGGGTTTCCATTTACAGTCTTTCCACAGAAAGTTGTGAAGAAGAAGAAGTTTTAGAGTCCCTAAAGTTTTCCCTTTTCATCTTGGTCACTGTCACCTTGACTCTGTTCCTCGTGATCACCCTCGCGGTTACTAAGTTCAGGGGGTTTTGTTTCATCTGTTATAAGAAAGCCCAGAGTCTGCTGTTCAAGGACCCCATCAAGGGAAGAGAATCAGATACGTACAAATACGATGCCTATTTGTGCTTCAGTAGCAAAGACTTTGAATGGGTGCAGAACGCTTTGCTCAAACACCTGGATGTCCAGTACCACAGCCAAAACAGATTTAACCTGTGCTTTGAAGAAAGAGACTTTATGCCGGGGGAAAaccacattgccaacatccaggaTGCTGTGTGGAGCAGCAGAAAGATTGTCTGTCTCGTGAGCAGACACTTCCTTAGAGACGGGTGGTGCCTCGAAGCCTTCAGTTATGCCCAGAGCAGGTGCTTAGCTGACCTCAATGGCGCCCTcatcatggtggtggtggggtccCTGTCCCAGTTCCATCTGATGAGGCATCAGTCCATCAGAGGGTTCGTCCAGAAACGGCAGTACTTGAGGTGGCCTGAGGATCTCCAGGATGTTGACTGGTTTCTCAATAAACTCTCTCAATGcattctaaagaaagaaaaggaaaggaagaaagacagtGCTATTCAGCTGCAAAATGTAACCACCATCTCCTAG